In Panicum virgatum strain AP13 chromosome 5K, P.virgatum_v5, whole genome shotgun sequence, the genomic window GCATGTGCAGGAGTGTGTTCTCTGTCCtgatgcttgtatttgctcatgtCATAAGCCAAAGTTGCTGCACCTGTCGTGCACACATGTCATTGCTGTCTGTTTTGAAGCTGGTGGACTACAACCTCGTATGTATGTCTCAAATTACTTCATGAAGGAAACtatttggatgacttggaggcacGAGATTTATGGGTTCTGCATCCTGGGAGACTTCATAACTGATCCTGGACACAATACAACTTACATTCCGGATCCAGATCCAGAAATGTTTCAAGGGGTGGGCCGACGCAAGAAGAAACACATTAGAAATAACATGGATCGATCGGAGGCTGGTCGAGACGTCCGCCTCTGCTCGAAGTGCCATGAGACGGGTCATACGTACAAGGATTGTACGGCATTGAGTTATGGTGGCCGCACAGATGGAGCGGGCCCATCAGAAGCTGCTCCAAATCCGGCAACACAGGCAACGGgtcgtcgtggccgccgtccGAACAACGATGGCCTTATGTGATCGATGACGATTGTCATCTGTGTAATTCGCTATTGAATCATGTTCGATGTTAAATTATGAAATATTAATAACTAATATGTCGTAAACTAATTTCGTCTTAGCGTacgaatatttgttgtaatgTGTGGCGCAAACGCATGTTCAATTTTGTTACTGTAATTGGAAATTGAAATTATATGATatgtaatttgttgtgcattatttattagtttattacgttatgttttatttagtattttattaagtatttgttgtattacttaatgttattatgcttaatattgttatttatgttctgaaattttttctaataaatcttATTATACAGGTATGGCGCACGAGGAAGGAGCCAGCCCTGAGTTGCTCGATGCTCTCGTCGACAAGCGCCACCGGTCATACATGTCTGCGGTCCGTGGCATAAGCTTAGGGACGTTTCGGGCTCGTGTGCCCATGTCGACGATGCCGATACACCGTCGCTGGGTTCTTAGGTACGGGTTACATTTGTCacatattttaattgtttcCGCAACCGTTTGTTCTAACTTGATGTTTCATTTTCGCGATGCAGGCTACACGCTTCAGGTCTTCTCTCGATTGCGTGACTTGTGGAGGGAGATATGGCCGACCCTGCACGTCGACCAAGGGACAGGGCTCCACGATTTCAGTTCGACATGTCCCTCCTCGCGGCACTTCTCGACCGTTGGCGTCCGGAGACGCACACGTTTCACCTCCCGGTCGGTGAGATGACCACTACTCTTCAGGACGTGGCGATGCTTCTAGGCTTGCCGTGTGCTGGATGAGCTGTGGGTGCAGAGGACGTGGGACTCTCGTGGCGCGACAACCTTTTGGCTCGGTTCGCCGGGGTTCAGCGCAACGAGCTAGCGTTGCCGTACCGGCCCTTGCCTGCGAACCACGCACACGGACCGACAAAGAGGTGGCTCCTACAGTTCAGTGTGAGTACATAAATGTTGAATCTTTCCGTACTTATATTCGTACGTATTTGTATTGACGACTCATACCATTTTGAAGGCGGACTACATGAGGGCAGACGCAGACAACTTTACGGTTGCCAGGCACTTCGAGGCCTATTTACTGTGGCTATTCGGCTGGGTCATGTTCTGCAGCTCCCAGGGTGACTCGTGCCCCAAACAGCTCATTCCTTTGGCGAGGTCGATAGCTGATGCTCCACTTCACGAGGTCCCACAGTTCAGCTGGGGTTTTGCCGTTTTGGTAGCGACTTACAAGGGTCTTTGCACGAGCGTGACGAAGGCCTCAGCAGAGGAGCCCATTTTTGTTGGGTGTCCTCTACTGTTACAGCTCTGGTCGTACGAGCGCTTTCCCGTCGGTAGGCCAGAGATGGACTTCGAGCCGTACGTCCAGCTTTTCGCAGACCACGACGACGTCGACAGACCTACGATGGGTTCGTTATGGTGTCTCAGGAGGGTATGTTATATCGTTTGTTTTACTTATTGTTACATGACTTCACAACTGTACGATTTAGCGGTTAACATATTTTTTCGTTATGCAGCCTTCTTGGGTCAGCGTGCAGACGAGGAAGTCGTACCACGACTTCGTGGGACAGTTTGACGCTCTTGTGGACACGGATGTGAGGTGGACTCCGTGCACTGCAGCCGACATTTACGCCCGGGCACCGAACGGTTTTTCTTCCTTATGCCTGCGAGATCACGAGTACTGGATGACGAGGAAGCCGATCCTTTACGACATCCACGTCGAGGAGTACCACGTGAACCGGgtcatgaggcagttcggtctctaccagcagaccccggtcccgattgtgcactcagtggAGGCCCACGTCCACAGGTACCGAATAAATAGTTATGTTAATAATTCATCTTTTTTTATAACCTACCATTTAGCATTGAATCGCTCAAGCTTTGTATTATAGGTGGACACGTCAAGGCCAGCCACCAGGCTCGCGGTGGGCCGACAAGGTCCGTCCTTACGTCGACTCTTGGGCCGCGGCCCTCGACGACGTCGTTTTCGAGGATCGGCCGCACAACGACGAGGCGTTCGCGGACTACCTACGGTGGTACCTGCCGAGAACGTGTACACGTGTCGTGCACGTTCCACCAGATGCTCGGATCGAGGCCGCAAGGGTGTCCGAGACGTACCCCATAGTTTGAGACCAGAACTTCGCCATAGCGGTACGTTTCTCTAATTGATTTTGCAGTCTACAAAAATGATTGCATATGATGTTACTACTTTCTCGGTTCAGTACGATGTCATACGAGCGATTGAGTCCGAGGCTTCGTCGAGCAAGGGCCAGTACCATGACATGACGCCCGTGCAGCACCAGAGCACGCTGCAGAAGGTCGTCGACATGTGCAAGCGGTTTTGACGAGCCGTGACCTGTCGTGAGGACGACACCTTCCTCCCACCTCATAGTTCGGGGCCGGTGCCTGTGCCCGGTCCATCGTCACGACGATCTGCACCCGTGGCACAGTcaggtccaccgccaccgccacctgacACGATGGCGACACCTTCGGGTTCTGCAGTTCGGCCCACGTACGTGCCGCGGCCGGCACATTTGTACTCGGCAGGTAAATCGTACTCTAACCTCGTGTCACTTACAATACCGTATCATGTAAAACTTTATTCATTAACTTGTACTTCTTATTCGTGTAGCGCCCGGCTCGTCGTTGTTTCCGTCGATAGATCCGTACGGCGCCGGATCTTCGTCTCTTCGTCGTCCAATACACGATTTAGGTACGTCTAAGACGAGTTGTTAATTTGCGATAACAAATACATACTTAATCGAACATTGATGGATGGAGGTTTGTGAATAAGAGTACCGGCAGGTGGGAGGGACAGACGACGATGAGGAGATTCAGGAGGTGGACGACCTCGCGCAGATGGAGTGGGTGAACACGTTCTTCTCTTCTGCACCGATGCAGGAGGTTGTCGGCACTTCACAGCTGGGGGGTGCCCCACTCGCGACGCAGGACTACAGTCAAGTGGAGCAGACGCCTATTCCTGAGCAGGGTCGTCGGTCCACTCGCGAGACCATCCCGCCGGATCCACTGATGTACTCGCAGCACCACACTAGGGCGGCCCAGGCTGTAGAGCGACGtggcaggaggagagggggcaagCGCGGACGCATCTAGTTTACAGGTTGTAGCTTGTTAATTACTTTGTTCCGTCATACTATGTTATGTAGGCCTGTGCAGACTATGATGGGATGTGTCCATTACGTACCATTATGATGAGTATGCCGGTGCAGTATTTCGGGCGATGGTATGTGTCT contains:
- the LOC120710270 gene encoding uncharacterized protein LOC120710270 is translated as MATPSGSAVRPTYVPRPAHLYSAAPGSSLFPSIDPYGAGSSSLRRPIHDLEYRQVGGTDDDEEIQEVDDLAQMEWVNTFFSSAPMQEVVGTSQLGGAPLATQDYSQVEQTPIPEQGRRSTRETIPPDPLMYSQHHTRAAQAVERRGRRRGGKRGRI